The genome window AACCCGCATTTGGGGCAGAACTTGTGTGAGCGACCGAGGCGGGATGAGCAGTGCGGACAGGAGAACTTCAGTCGGGTCTTCAAGTGCTGGATTGTTACCGTACCCTGGTGGAAGTCAATATCCTGCACGGTGAGACCCAGGACCTCCGATATACGGCAGCCGAGGTGGGCCAGCAGCCTGATCAGCAGCCGATCCCGAAGATTGGTAGCCGCCTTCTCCATCAGAGTTATCTCCTCTGGTTCAACGTAAACTTTCATTGCTTCTTGCTATTACCTCTCTGGCTTACCGGGACATTGATTAAATTGCCCATTCTGCCGGCTGCCGGTCGTTACCTTGATGACGACGCCCTGTTTTCGAAGTCCCATGTCTTGAAACCCTTTCCGATTAACTCCGAAACTCGGATACCGGTTCTCGAGGGAATGTGGACAAGCAAGGCATCCCTGAGATTGGTGGCAGCGGCAATCAGTCTCTCCACCTGCTCAGGCTCAAGATATCCTTTTAAGTTCTGGATCGGGGTAACCTGTGCCATTTTGAAACCTTATCTTCGGCCTTTCCTCACTATTTTCAATTAGTTTGTTATAGGTCTACCTCCGATAAAAATGGTTCCGTTTTTCTCCATCCTTACATCCTCCATCGCCATCTTTAGCAGGAATCAGACGTTGTGGTTGCTTCTCATCACCATGCGGCTCCAAGTTCTCTGAGATTTCTTTTAGTACTAACGACAAACGCCAAAGTGCCCAGCTTGTGGGACTGTCAGCGGTGCGTGCTTTCTGAGCCTCGTGGGGCAGGTTAGTCACACGGCCAGTTGCCCGTTTCCGCCCTTCGGCACCCACTTGATCGCGATTTTCAATGAACTCTTTCGGATTCATGTTTTCCCCGCATTTTGGGCATTTTGCGCGGCTTCCTCTTTCTTCGGCTCGACTAAGAGCCGACCTTCGCCGACAAGGCCCACCGCTACAATGCTACCGCCCTGCAGGTCGTGGCTTCGAGCCCACCAGCGCGGTAGGCAGATGGACAGACTGCCAGAGGAAGCGCTCTC of Chloroflexota bacterium contains these proteins:
- a CDS encoding tyrosine-type recombinase/integrase: MKVYVEPEEITLMEKAATNLRDRLLIRLLAHLGCRISEVLGLTVQDIDFHQGTVTIQHLKTRLKFSCPHCSSRLGRSHKFCPKCG